In Syngnathus acus chromosome 21, fSynAcu1.2, whole genome shotgun sequence, one genomic interval encodes:
- the pou2f1b gene encoding POU domain, class 2, transcription factor 1b isoform X6 — MLETTGGAYIDVKVNNQTETTKCAMESGDRHTGIPINGLDFQRATVPTTSAITNAHAQALLQQLTLTPAQQQLLLHQAQAQLLAAAVQHSANQQNGTTGASISASAATPITQLPLSQPIQISPLQQQNLSLPQFVLVQPGHPIATQLQPAQFIISQSPQTQQSILQAQSLLTQLPQSQANPLPTQPSITLATQPATPTRTTAATPIQSLPHSHTPPKQLDTPTLEEPSDLEELEQFAKTFKQRRIKLGFTQGDVGLAMGKLYGNDFSQTTISRFEALNLSFKNMCKLKPLLEKWLNDAVCAENLTSDQGLSTPSALGSPGMGIEGINRRRKKRTSIETNIRVALEKSFLEQNQKPTSEEITMIADQLNMEKEVIRVWFCNRRQKEKRINPPSTGGVGSTPIKTIFTPSSPLVASTANLVNSPTINTPTTLTVNPVMPLTSTSVSNLSFTGTTVGATNTASVITTPVITTVTSSPSLSPSPTSAQSSTTEHKVSTQAQAIFTQAPTSIGTTLGTGQVMVAAPGLSAAFHGAAQLPTSASFAAMAAAAGLNPGLMGSSAFASGGAVLSLTPGGLGSALSPAVMNNSMLATIQALASSGTIPITTLDGSNLLFANTSGGNAPNLVTTPLFLNPQNLSLLTSNPVSLVSTGAGGLQVTADAHHQVSTAAVPVQATTITTASKAQ, encoded by the exons ATGCTGGAAACCACAGGTGGAGCTTACATCG ATGTTAAAGTGAATAATCAGACGGAAACTACTAAATGTGCAATGGAAAGTGGTGACAGGCACACTG GGATCCCAATCAATGGATTGGATTTTCAGAGGGCGACCGTGCCAACCACAAGTGCAATCACCAATGCGCACGCACAAGCCCTCCTCCAACAG CTAACTCTGACCCCGGCCCAGCAGCAGCTGTTGCTCCACCAGGCCCAGGCTCAACTCCTGGCTGCAGCTGTGCAGCATTCAGCCAACCAGCAGAACGGCACCACCGGGGCCAGTATCTCAGCTTCTGCAGCCACGCCCATTACCCAGCTACCCCTGTCGCAGCCCATACAGATCTCTCCT CTGCAACAACAGAATTTAAGTCTGCCCCAGTTTGTGTTGGTGCAGCCTGGCCACCCGATCGCCACTCAGCTGCAGCCCGCTCAGTTCATCATCTCACAGTCACCGCAGACCCAGCAGA GCATATTGCAAGCGCAGAGTCTTCTCACTCAACTACCTCAAAGCCAAGCTAACCCCCTGCCGACTCAACCGAGCATCACCCTTGCAACACAG CCTGCAACTCCTACACGTACCACGGCAGCCACGCCCATTCAGTCGCTGCCCCACAGTCATACGCCGCCTAAACAGCTGGATACGCCCACTCTGGAGGAGCCAAGTGATCTTGAGGAGCTGGAGCAGTTTgccaaaacattcaaacaGAGGCGGATCAAACTGGGTTTTACACAG GGGGATGTTGGCCTGGCCATGGGTAAGCTGTACGGAAACGACTTCAGCCAAACAACCATCTCTCGCTTCGAGGCCTTGAATCTGAGCTTTAAGAACATGTGCAAGCTCAAGCCACTACTGGAGAAGTGGCTGAATGATGCAG TTTGTGCAGAGAATCTGACATCTGACCAGGGGCTGTCCACCCCCAGTGCCCTCGGCTCCCCTGGCATGGGCATTGAGGGGATCAACCGCAGACGGAAGAAGAGGACGAGTATTGAAACCAACATCCGAGTGGCCTTAGAAAAGAGCTTTCTGGAG CAGAACCAAAAACCTACCTCTGAAGAGATCACCATGATAGCCGATCAGCTCAACATGGAAAAAGAGGTGATCCGGGTCTGGTTCTGCAATCGCcgtcaaaaagagaaaaggatCAATCCCCCGAGCACAGGCGGCGTTGGTAGCACCCCCATCAAAACCATCTTTACACCCAGTAGCCCTTTG gTGGCCAGCACAGCAAACTTGGTGAACAGTCCGACTATAAACACACCCACCACACTGACTGTAAATCCAGTGATGCCTCTCACCAGCACCAGTGTCTCCAATTTATCCTTCACAG GCACAACAGTTGGAGCCACAAATACTGCATCGGTCATCACCACACCTGTGATTACCACAGTCACCAGCTCCCCGTCTCTAAGCCCGTCCCCGACGTCTGCTCAGTCCAGCACCACAGAGCATAAAGTCAGTACTCAGGCGCAGGCCATCTTCACCCAAGCCCCAACATCCATAGGCACCACCCTCGGGACGGGCCAGGTGATGGTGGCCGCTCCGGGCCTGTCTGCAGCGTTTCATGGTGCTGCCCAGTTGCCCACCAGTGCAAGCTTTGCAGCCATGGCTGCTGCAGCAGGGCTGAATCCAGGATTAATGGGCTCCTCCGCATTTGCTTCAGG TGGGGCTGTGCTCAGTCTGACTCCCGGTGGCCTTGGCAGTGCCCTGAGTCCTGCTGTCATGAACAACAGCATGCTGGCAACCATTCAAG CCCTGGCGTCAAGCGGCACAATCCCAATCACGACATTAGACGGCAGCAACTTGTTGTTTGCTAACACATCCGGCGGCAACGCGCCCAACCTGGTCACCACGCCGCTCTTCCTCAACCCCCAGAACCTATCGCTGCTCACCAGCAACCCTGTCAGCTTGGTATCAACCGGGGCGGGCGGGCTGCAGGTTACCGCCGACGCCCATCACCAGGTCTCCACGGCCGCCGTGCCTGTGCAAGCCACGACCATTACCACTGCCTCCAAAGCTCAGTGA